Within the Leptospira meyeri genome, the region GTTCTAAACCATCTTTAAGTGCATGAAAATAAATTAAATGTCGGATATTAGAATATTTTTCGAGAGTTTCGGGAGTAGCGACAACAATGTCAAATGAGATTTTGATATTACCTATATTTTTATAAAGATATTGTGCAATTTCCCTTTTATTAGTGCCGTCAGGCATAATGATTAGAAGATCATAATCACTATTCTTTCCTGCCGTTTTAGTTGCTCTTGATCCAAAAAGGATAATTTTCAATGGATTTACGAGAGAAATGATCTGGGTTTTTAAAATTTCTAGCTCTTTTTCCATAGGCATAAGATATGGCAATTTATGAAAAAATCAAGCAAGAATAAGTGATTAAAATAGGCTTATTTCACTAATTAAATTCAAGGTCTTATTCATGTCCTGAGGCATTCCTTTGGTCAATTACGCATAACGAACTAGGGGAGACGACGTTGTCCGTAGCCGAGCTTACGAAGTAGGCGTTGGCGTCGGCGCGCCTTCTTGCGGAGCGAGAAGCGTGACGGAGGACAATGTGTCGTAGACCGAGCAAGGGCGAAGTCCCGCAGCGAAGTGGTTAGCGGAAGTTATACGAAGTCCGCTATTTTTAAGAGAGTATTTCTCCAAATGTATATGCGTTTGCAATAGAAAGAATGGAGATGCAAGCAAAAAGAACAATTAAGCATAGGCTAATTAAAGCTGAAAAAAAATAATGAAAAATCTTTGAAATTGGAACTTTATATAAAAAATAGAATATAAAACAATGAATAAATGCGCTTAGTAATAATATACTTAGAATGATTGAATAGAATGTATTTTCGTTATGAAAAATAAAAACTATAATTAATATAGAAAACAAAAAAATAGATCCGATTGAATATTCTACAATGCAGATCCAAAGCGGATTATTCAGGATTCGCATAAATTTGCCTCTTGTAAAGGATTGGAAAAGCGGTAAGAATAGTGCAAAAAGATTTAAACTAATAGCGGTGTAATATTCTTTAAAATTTTGATTTATCCAACTGAATATTGGATTTTTAATTTTATCGCAAGTTAATGAATTTGCAATTTTTCCTTTCATTAATTTGTAAATGCATGTATCTGGATATATTAAATCGAAATCAAATATTGATATTAAAACAGGCAATAGTACAGAAATTAATCCAATTGAACCAAAAAATAGCAAAGTATTTTTTACAAACAATTCGCTCTTTAGTTTTAGTAGAATGAGAATTACTAGCTGTATAAGGATAGAGAAGGAAACTATTTTAATTATTAGTAATTCTAAATTCATTTTTTGCGGATTTCGTATAACGAACTAGGGGAGACGACGTTGTCCGTAGCTGAGCCTCGTAGAGGCGTTAGCGTCGGCACGTCTTCTTGCGGAGCGAGAAGCGTGACGGAGGACAATGTGTCGTAGACCGAGCAAGGCCGTAAGTGCCGCAGCGAAGCGTTTCCCCGCTGTTATGCGAAGCTTAATTGTAAATAATTTCAAGATTTTTGATTAAATTGTGCAAATTTATTTTGTTTGGTTTTAGGCGTATCGAGATGATTTCTGAATTTGTAGGAATTATTGTAATTCCGTTTTCATGTGTTATAAAATAATGACCTGATTTTTTAAAGACTTTCGTATTTTCTGATCGATTAGCATCTATAAATAGAGATTCTATATTTCTTAGAATTTTGTAATTTTCGAATGAATTTAAAATATTTAGAGGATTAATCTCTGAAACGGAAATATTCAACGTTTTTAAAATATTGCTTTCACATGGTTCGTCTGATTTACAAATGAAATTGAAATTTTTTCGGATATAGATTTCCGTATCTTCATGTTTGCAAATATTGTAGATTGTAAATGGCGAGTTATCTTTTTTATTACATTCAATGTTCTGAATTTCGCATTGGTATTCAGAACATAATAGCCGTAAAGGGTTTTGACTTCTAAAATTCAAATCAATTTCTGTTACCTTTATATTAGGATTTCTGTATAACAATGCTTTGTTATTTGTCAGTAATTCTTTTTTATCGTAAATCATGCTGTAGATTGAATGAATTATGGAGAAGATAAAGCATACAAAGATAATGGCTAAATATTCCAAAAGGTATTTCCAAATTTTTTTCATAGTTTCTTTATTTTAGCAAATTGCTGTTCAAAATCGTATTCGGGATAACAACTGCTAATTGAAAGATTGTCCATTAGATCTTCATTCAAATTTGAGTAGATTATGAATAGGATTCCATCTTCTGTCAGTATCGACGTAGATTTTTCACCATAGAATTCAATGCGGTCAACTCTATTTACTATTTTAATTAAATTCGATGCACCTATAATCGAGAGCAAATGTTTTTTACCAAATTTTTTATATATATCGGAAGAATAATTATTTAAATCGAAGAATGGAGTTTCAATATTGTCCGATAATATGTTCGTTATATTTTCAACGCACGATAAGCTTTCGTTGTAGTAACCTTTAGCAAGGTTTTTTAGTAAAAAGCATTTTGGATATCTTGTTTTAATTTGTAGCTTTCTTTCGCTCGTTGCTAAGTTTGAATTGTCGTGTAGATTTATTATATCGAAATCTCCGTCATTACAGATAAGATTGATTTTAGCATTCAAAGCTGGATTTTTATAAACGATTTCAACGTTCTCAATATTCATAGCTGGTGTGCTATCAAATATATGGGATAGGTAAAAGTATGTTATATAAAGTATAAAAAATCCTAAAATCATAAATATAAGTGTAAAGATTGTATAATATTTAATTCTTTCCATAAAGGTTCCAATTAATTAAGTTTCGCATAACGAACTAGGGGAGACGACGTTCCTCGTAGCTGAGCCTCCGTAGGAGGCGTTAGCGTCGGCGCGTCTTCTTGCGGAGCAAGAAGCGTGACGGAGAGGAATGTGGCGCAGCCCAAGCAAGGCCGTAAGTGCCGAAGCGCAGCGTTTCCGCGCTGTTATGCGACGTGACGAAAATTTAAAGATTTTCGAAATAATTTAGATGATCATCTATCAATCTTAATCCAAATTTCATTATTGTTCCTTCTTCTTGTGACATCTTGAAAGTGAAATTACAAATCTTTGCTATTCCTTTAAATTTGTAAGTTTCCTCATCGATGTTATAATAGATTATATCCCCAGGCTTTGTTGAAATTTCTTCAGCTGTTGGTTGAATTGAGCAAGTTAAGACTTTTCCGATATTGGTAGAGTGGTGATTATGAATCTTGGTAATATTACTGTTTCCTATCTGAGGTAATTTATTTTGGTAAGTAGCTTGAAATATTAATTGTGAAATTATCCTCATAGTTGAGCGCCAGTTTATAATTGCAAAGATTAATATTGCAACAGTCTTATCTGAGAATGCTAAATCCGTAAGATTTTGAGTAATTTGAAGATCGAATATTTCACGATTTGTAGATGTAATTGAAGCTCTATGAATATCATTTTCAATTTTCAAGACTGCTTGAGGTAATGATATAGAAATCTGTTCAATTTCTTTTTTAAATTTTTGAGATATATTTTTTAACAATAAGCAAGTGGGGTGGTTTTCTAGCTCAGCCCTAATATTTTTGATTATCTGGTCGCTAAATGAAATAATCTCAGAATTAGTGATTAAGTTAGGTTTTTTGTACTGATAGTATGGATTTGATAAATTTTCAAAAATATTACCATAAGGGTTTAATAATTCTGTGAAATACTCTAATATGTAAATAGTTGTTCTATACCATGACTCAATAATTTTTAAATCATGATTAGATAATTTATTCATTACGATTCCATTTGAATTTAATGAAATGCTCCCAGCTTTTTCGTTAAGAATCAAAAGACCAAGAAATTGAATGTTTTCCTGATGAGCAAAATACCATAACTGTGAGTGATCAATGTCTACTTGATTTTCTTCAGTCTTTGAAATACGCATTTTTGATATTAGCTCATATATCTCCTGCCTTTTTTCGTGTTTTAAGATTTCTGAAGTTAATTTAAATACGCTTTCTTGAATGCTCATTCTCGGTTTTCCTCAAAATATTCTTTTATTAATTCTTTAACATCTGACTCTCTTAAGGAATGTTGAAAATCCCTAATTCCTTGCCTGCTATTTGTAAATTGATGATTTGTTGAATGAATCTTATTTAATGCATAATTTGGTATTAAACGTTGGCAAAGATCAGTGAAATTTTCGAATACAAGCTTCTCGCCTGTTAAGTCAGTTCTATTAAAATTTGACCAAATTTCTGGATTATATCTTGTAAGGAATCCAAGGGCATACAAGGACGAGAGGAATAAGATAGGAAGCGGCATTTGAAGAAGTAAATTATTTCTTGAATATGCTATTTGAAGGTATTTTTGACCAGTGTATGAGTAAACGCCAATATCAATAGAATTAAGTTTCGGGCGAAGAATGATTCTTTTTTTATCCATCGATTGTTGGGGGCTAAGATATGCTTTTTGAAAATTGATAATATTGTTTGGAAATTGATCTGAATATTGAACTCTTGCTAAAGCCTCTATAAGAAATGCTTCAAATGTATCATCTCTTTTCTTTGTAATTGTAATGGGGATTAAATTGCTTTGTTCTTCTTTGTAACATTCTAAAAAGATTTCATACAATTCTGGAATGGATCGAAGGAAATCGATTAAACTCCAATTCCCAGCCATATTTTGGGATTCAAATAACTTTGTATAAATATTTATAGCTCCAGTCTCACTATTTAGTATTTTGACAATGATATCTCCTATGTAATTTA harbors:
- a CDS encoding YaaC family protein; this translates as MEIFSENPREKIWQMLDRFQYSSNIISHFEKHSLIYDSSLADSISGSIAQSREYFTAAANSSLQISPLLLYYGTTNLYYATYILVNGKLPSINSHGMKLFKPEKLNYIGDIIVKILNSETGAINIYTKLFESQNMAGNWSLIDFLRSIPELYEIFLECYKEEQSNLIPITITKKRDDTFEAFLIEALARVQYSDQFPNNIINFQKAYLSPQQSMDKKRIILRPKLNSIDIGVYSYTGQKYLQIAYSRNNLLLQMPLPILFLSSLYALGFLTRYNPEIWSNFNRTDLTGEKLVFENFTDLCQRLIPNYALNKIHSTNHQFTNSRQGIRDFQHSLRESDVKELIKEYFEENRE
- a CDS encoding nucleotidyltransferase domain-containing protein yields the protein MEKELEILKTQIISLVNPLKIILFGSRATKTAGKNSDYDLLIIMPDGTNKREIAQYLYKNIGNIKISFDIVVATPETLEKYSNIRHLIYFHALKDGLELYAA